The DNA window GTGTCAAAATCACACTCCGTTACCGTTCACCTCCCACTATATCTATTGTCGCCCAAAATGGCCGACGCCGAAATCCAAGACCGCTTCTCCCCCAACAAGCCGCTTGAGCCTGATGTCCTCAGCGAGCTGGAGTCCATCATGCGCCTGCACGGCTTGTCAGCCGAGGATCTCTTCTTCAAGTGGGAGTCGTATTGCATAAAGCTCGATATCGATGCTCAAGATTTGAATCTTGAGACTCTACGCAATCTGAAGCAGAGTATCCAGGACGAGCTCGAAAACAGCCACCGAAAAGTTCAGGTCAAGACGGAAAGGAAGGTTGCCAGTGCGCCCAGGGGCGGAAACAAGGGCGGAGATGTCTTTGGCATGCTCGATGGGCTTGTTCCTAGTACACCAGCTTCTGGGTCCAAGTTGAATCGAGGTGCTTCGGGAGGAAGTGCgatcaagaagaagccgGATACACCAAAAGGGTCAACGAGCTCACCGGCGAAGGGGATGAACGATCAGCTTAAATCCCTAAATGGTCTCCCGTACGTTCACAAACCTCCTTTTTGCACACAATATACTAACTAAACATAGACCTACATCCTTTAGCGATCGAGCCAACCCAGGAGAGGCTATAGAGATCCTCAACGACCGCCTCAATGCAGCCGAACCACCAATTGCGCCCTTCTCCGAGCCTCGAGTGAAACTCACAGCCGCCTCAGACCAGAAGAAGCTGGGATACAAGCCATTGGCTATGAAGCTTTCCGAAGCCAGTGAAATCCTTGACGATCGGATTGATAACTTTATGGCCCTTGTCCAGCAACATCACAAGATTGATGAGAGCGAGTTTGGAAGTGCTGCAGCGCAAAGCACTACTGAAGTTGTCGCTGTTGGACGGATTGCATCTGATTCACAAGAGGGTAAGCTCAATGCTGCATCGATGGTACTGGAGACTTCAAGACGGACAGGAATGGGCTTGCGAGTGCCTTTGAAGATGGACAGCATTCGCTCGTGGAGCTTCTTCCCTGGTCAGATCGTTGCTTTCCGAGGAACCAATGCCTCTGGAAACGAGTTCTTCGTCAAGGAGATTCTTGATATGCCTCTCCTTCCCAGCGCTGCCTCTTCAAATTCTGCGCTCGAAGCCCATCGCGAAAAGTTCCGAGGTGGCCCAGATGCTATGGAAGAGGATTCAGAACCTGCGCCTTTGAACATTCTATATGCTTCTGGTCCGTACACAGCAGACGACAATCTTGACTTCGAGCCTCTTCATGCGCTTTGCAGCCAAGCAGCCGATACTTATGCAGATGCTCTTGTCCTCACAGGACCTTTTCTCGATATCGACCACCCTCTCATTGCGACTGGTGATTTCGATCTTCCTGAAGAGGCAAACTTTGACCCTGACACGGCTACTATGTCGACTGTGTTCAAGTACCTGGTTGCCCCTGCTTTCAACCGTCTAGCGTCCTCGAATCCTCAAATCACCATTGTCCTCGTTCCTTCAGTT is part of the Fusarium poae strain DAOMC 252244 chromosome 4, whole genome shotgun sequence genome and encodes:
- a CDS encoding hypothetical protein (BUSCO:14194at5125), which encodes MADAEIQDRFSPNKPLEPDVLSELESIMRLHGLSAEDLFFKWESYCIKLDIDAQDLNLETLRNLKQSIQDELENSHRKVQVKTERKVASAPRGGNKGGDVFGMLDGLVPSTPASGSKLNRGASGGSAIKKKPDTPKGSTSSPAKGMNDQLKSLNGLPPTSFSDRANPGEAIEILNDRLNAAEPPIAPFSEPRVKLTAASDQKKLGYKPLAMKLSEASEILDDRIDNFMALVQQHHKIDESEFGSAAAQSTTEVVAVGRIASDSQEGKLNAASMVLETSRRTGMGLRVPLKMDSIRSWSFFPGQIVAFRGTNASGNEFFVKEILDMPLLPSAASSNSALEAHREKFRGGPDAMEEDSEPAPLNILYASGPYTADDNLDFEPLHALCSQAADTYADALVLTGPFLDIDHPLIATGDFDLPEEANFDPDTATMSTVFKYLVAPAFNRLASSNPQITIVLVPSVRDVLSKHVSWPQDTIPRKELGLPKAVRIVTNPMTLSINEVVLGISSQDILSQLRSEEVVSRGGPQPGTDLMGRLCRYLVEQRHYFPLFPPTDRSKLPKTGTEDGVATGAVLDLSYLELGEMVNVRPDVMVVPSLLPPFAKVVESVLLINPGYLSKRRGAGTYARMTLYPPAVSSGSGDVMTSHQIFERARVEIVRI